Proteins encoded in a region of the Flavobacteriales bacterium genome:
- a CDS encoding T9SS type A sorting domain-containing protein, whose translation MMKNLLVIIFAIAPFYSWSINYYCDPVNGSMTNPGTQAAPWGSLEAVFNQGTTFNGGDKIILLSGNHGFPKITGVNSSNVEIISHTGHSPIIERIRIGNTAHAAFWLLNGLIIQSENTSQYPINLIDLYSNTNNITVINCTITSNLTTNNWTRNDWRTKANNGVFSRGTGHKFNYNTIKNIAIGLTMSSSNSQFIGNTVQYFTIDGVRGLGDDCAYIGNSILDNVSVYYYSENHYDGFQSYSCCPVGNAIVNNVVIKQNTIINCTDTTRQFRGSMQGIGCFDGMYNNWTIENNVVIVDNWHGITLTGATNCRIVNNTVIDPYDVSYQDPNDPQQFGNVGPAWIKITAHKTDGGIYSGTPSTNNTIMNNLVPTMANDQNIGTVTNNILLGASANYSNFFVNHNAADLQLIATASAIDAGISTGAPAVDIEGTSRPQGNGVDVGAYEYSGCNLSFDIFSSQDTICKGDLVTLTTDALTAASWNNGVVDNVAFSPLSTQTYTATVNDGNCSHSEQVTIVVNPIPVITIIQNGNQLETTTTNGTIQWNLDGNSIVGANDSIYEYTINGNYTVTFVDQNGCEGTSNTITIQGVGFEKSNDNAIQLYPNPTNAIVNIESAERIERIQLFNVSGTLVAEYHQLQPKTVQLPKQNAGVYYLFITTEKGVTSQKIIFTK comes from the coding sequence ATGATGAAGAATTTATTGGTAATAATTTTTGCGATCGCCCCTTTTTATAGTTGGAGTATTAACTATTACTGTGATCCTGTTAATGGAAGTATGACGAATCCTGGGACACAAGCAGCTCCTTGGGGTTCATTAGAAGCAGTCTTTAATCAAGGAACAACATTTAATGGAGGAGATAAAATCATTTTGTTAAGCGGAAATCATGGATTTCCTAAAATTACAGGAGTGAATTCTTCAAATGTTGAAATTATATCGCATACAGGTCATAGTCCAATTATTGAACGTATACGTATAGGAAATACAGCACATGCTGCTTTTTGGCTCTTAAACGGTTTGATCATACAATCTGAAAATACGAGTCAGTATCCCATTAATCTTATTGATTTATATTCCAATACCAATAATATCACAGTTATAAACTGTACGATTACATCTAATCTTACAACCAATAACTGGACAAGAAATGATTGGAGGACCAAAGCAAATAACGGAGTATTTTCAAGAGGAACAGGACATAAATTTAATTACAATACCATTAAAAATATAGCTATTGGATTAACCATGAGTTCTTCTAACTCTCAATTTATTGGGAATACTGTTCAGTATTTTACAATAGATGGAGTAAGAGGATTAGGTGATGATTGTGCTTATATTGGGAATTCAATTTTGGATAATGTCTCTGTTTATTATTATAGCGAAAACCATTATGACGGTTTTCAATCTTACAGTTGTTGCCCAGTTGGGAATGCAATAGTAAATAATGTTGTAATTAAACAAAATACGATTATTAACTGTACCGATACTACCCGACAATTTAGAGGTTCAATGCAAGGAATAGGATGCTTTGATGGGATGTATAATAACTGGACCATTGAAAATAATGTTGTAATTGTAGATAATTGGCATGGAATAACTTTAACCGGAGCTACCAATTGTAGAATAGTGAATAATACCGTGATAGATCCTTATGACGTGAGTTATCAAGATCCTAATGACCCTCAACAATTTGGAAATGTAGGACCAGCATGGATAAAAATTACAGCTCATAAAACAGATGGAGGAATTTATAGTGGAACACCAAGTACCAATAATACCATTATGAATAACCTCGTTCCAACAATGGCAAATGATCAAAATATAGGAACAGTTACCAATAATATTCTGTTGGGGGCAAGTGCTAATTACAGTAACTTTTTTGTGAATCATAATGCCGCTGATTTACAGCTGATAGCTACTGCATCTGCAATTGATGCTGGAATTTCTACAGGAGCACCAGCAGTTGATATAGAAGGAACAAGTAGACCTCAAGGTAATGGTGTTGATGTAGGAGCATACGAGTATAGTGGATGTAACCTGAGTTTTGATATTTTTTCTAGTCAAGATACGATTTGTAAAGGAGATCTTGTAACATTAACCACAGATGCATTAACTGCTGCAAGTTGGAATAATGGGGTGGTAGATAATGTTGCTTTTTCACCATTAAGCACACAAACATATACCGCTACAGTAAACGATGGAAATTGTAGTCATTCCGAACAGGTGACTATTGTTGTGAATCCTATACCAGTAATTACAATTATTCAAAATGGTAATCAATTAGAAACCACGACCACTAATGGCACTATACAATGGAATTTAGATGGGAATAGTATTGTAGGGGCGAATGATTCTATTTATGAATATACAATAAATGGAAATTATACCGTAACATTTGTCGATCAAAATGGATGTGAAGGAACTTCAAATACCATCACAATTCAAGGTGTAGGTTTTGAAAAATCAAATGATAATGCAATACAATTGTACCCTAATCCCACTAATGCTATTGTAAATATAGAGAGCGCTGAAAGAATAGAGCGAATACAGTTATTCAATGTATCTGGAACTTTAGTTGCTGAGTACCACCAGTTGCAACCAAAAACGGTTCAGCTCCCTAAACAAAACGCAGGTGTATACTATCTGTTTATTACAACAGAAAAAGGAGTTACTTCTCAAAAAATCATATTCACCAAATAA
- the rimO gene encoding 30S ribosomal protein S12 methylthiotransferase RimO, whose amino-acid sequence MKTKTLKKNKVNVITMGCSKNLFDSEVMMGQLKANKFEVEHESVSDDSEIVIINTCGFIDNAKEESINQILHYVDAKKDGLVEKVFVTGCLSQRYKDDLEKEIPDVDGYFGTRDLPRLLKTLKADYKHELVGERIITTPSHYAYLKIAEGCDRPCSFCAIPLMRGKHVSTPIENLVKSAENMVANGTKEIILIAQDLTYYGLDIYKKRALADLLTELSKIDGLDWIRLHYAYPSGFPQDVLEVMRDNPKVCNYIDIPLQHASTKILKSMRRGITKEKTTELVRLFREKVPNMAIRTTLIAGYPGETEEDFQEMYDWVEELKFDRLGIFTYSHEENTHAYNLEDDVPDEVKKERAEAIMELQAGISFDLNQKRVGETYKVLFDRIEGDYFIGRTEFDSPEVDNEVLIKKDEHTYLRIGDFATVKITKADHFDLYGELVD is encoded by the coding sequence ATGAAAACAAAAACATTAAAGAAAAATAAGGTTAATGTCATAACGATGGGGTGCTCAAAGAATCTATTTGATTCTGAAGTAATGATGGGACAGCTGAAAGCCAATAAGTTTGAAGTGGAACATGAATCCGTTTCAGATGATTCTGAAATTGTGATTATTAATACTTGTGGATTTATAGATAATGCAAAAGAAGAGTCGATTAACCAAATTCTACATTATGTTGATGCAAAGAAAGACGGTTTAGTCGAAAAAGTTTTTGTAACAGGATGTTTATCTCAACGTTATAAAGATGATTTAGAAAAAGAAATACCAGATGTAGATGGTTATTTTGGTACAAGGGATTTACCTCGATTATTAAAAACGTTAAAGGCTGATTACAAACATGAGTTAGTAGGTGAGCGAATTATTACAACGCCTTCTCATTATGCCTATTTGAAAATTGCAGAAGGTTGTGATCGTCCATGTTCTTTTTGTGCCATTCCGTTAATGCGAGGGAAGCATGTTTCTACACCAATTGAAAATTTAGTTAAAAGTGCTGAAAATATGGTGGCAAATGGAACTAAAGAAATCATATTGATTGCTCAGGATTTAACGTATTACGGGTTGGATATCTATAAGAAAAGAGCTTTGGCAGATTTGTTAACCGAGTTATCAAAAATAGATGGTTTAGATTGGATTCGTTTGCATTATGCATATCCATCTGGTTTTCCTCAAGACGTTTTAGAGGTAATGAGAGACAATCCAAAAGTTTGTAATTATATAGATATTCCTCTGCAACATGCTTCGACTAAGATTTTAAAGTCAATGCGAAGAGGAATAACCAAAGAGAAAACAACTGAGTTGGTACGTTTATTTAGAGAAAAAGTGCCGAATATGGCCATTCGTACAACATTAATAGCTGGATATCCAGGAGAAACAGAAGAAGATTTCCAAGAAATGTACGATTGGGTGGAAGAATTAAAGTTTGATCGTTTAGGAATTTTTACATACTCACACGAAGAAAATACACATGCCTATAATTTAGAAGATGATGTACCTGATGAAGTGAAAAAAGAAAGAGCAGAAGCGATTATGGAATTGCAAGCAGGAATATCATTCGATTTAAATCAAAAAAGAGTAGGGGAAACTTACAAAGTGCTTTTTGATCGTATAGAAGGAGATTATTTTATTGGACGTACAGAATTTGATTCACCTGAAGTAGATAATGAAGTTTTGATTAAAAAAGATGAACATACCTATTTAAGAATAGGTGATTTCGCAACGGTTAAGATTACAAAAGCCGATCACTTTGATTTGTATGGAGAATTAGTTGATTAA
- a CDS encoding NAD-dependent epimerase/dehydratase family protein — protein sequence MKIIITGSTGMVGKSVLLEGLEDDRITEILLINRNSVNLTHPKVKELLLNDFSNFSSIQNALVGYDALFHCMGVSAVGMSEQDYNKFTYEYTQSIVDTAYHANPRMLVNYVSGTGTDSSEKGRVMWARVKGKTENYILSKGFKEVYLIRLGGLIPEKGIVSKTGWYNTMYTIMRPFFPLMKKSKHLISTTNLGKALLNTLFYPQELKYLENKDLNKLATRN from the coding sequence ATGAAAATAATAATAACAGGTAGTACAGGAATGGTAGGAAAGTCTGTACTATTAGAAGGATTAGAGGATGATAGAATCACGGAAATCTTGTTAATCAATAGAAATTCTGTAAACTTAACGCATCCAAAAGTTAAGGAGCTACTGTTGAATGATTTTTCAAATTTTAGCTCCATTCAAAATGCGTTAGTGGGATATGATGCTTTGTTTCATTGTATGGGAGTTTCGGCAGTAGGAATGTCTGAACAAGATTATAATAAGTTTACTTACGAATATACCCAATCTATAGTTGATACTGCATATCATGCAAATCCAAGGATGTTGGTTAATTATGTTTCTGGTACAGGAACCGATAGTTCGGAAAAAGGAAGAGTGATGTGGGCTAGGGTAAAAGGAAAAACAGAAAATTATATTTTAAGTAAAGGATTTAAAGAGGTGTACTTGATTCGTCTTGGTGGTCTAATTCCTGAAAAAGGGATTGTATCTAAAACAGGTTGGTATAATACCATGTATACGATTATGAGACCATTTTTTCCATTGATGAAAAAGTCTAAACACCTTATTTCAACAACAAATCTGGGTAAGGCATTATTAAATACATTATTTTACCCACAAGAATTAAAATATTTGGAAAATAAAGATTTAAACAAATTGGCTACTAGAAATTAA
- the rocD gene encoding ornithine--oxo-acid transaminase, with protein sequence MTLSKISSKDAIELEDKYGAHNYHPLPVVLAKGEGVHVWDAEGKHYYDFLSAYSAVNQGHCHPKIVKALTDQASTLGLTSRAFYNNVLGEYEQYITNYFGFDKVLPMNTGAEAVETALKLCRKWAYEVKGITENEAKIIVCENNFHGRTTTVISFSNDPVARKNFGPYTPGFIKIPYNDVDALKTALQEENVAGFLVEPIQGEAGVYVPDEGYLKVCNELCKEHNVLFIADEVQTGVARTGELLAVNYENVNPDILILGKAVSGGVYPVSAVLANNAIMNVIRPGEHGSTFGGNPTAAKVAIAALDVVKDEKLAENAKVLGELFRAEMNRIIASTDLVNSVRGKGLLNAILINDTEESSTAWDICMALRDNGLLAKPTHGNIIRFAPPLVMTKEELMECVAIIEKTLTEFKK encoded by the coding sequence ATGACATTGAGTAAAATCTCATCTAAAGATGCAATTGAGTTAGAAGACAAATATGGTGCACATAACTACCACCCCTTACCTGTTGTATTGGCCAAAGGTGAAGGTGTTCATGTATGGGATGCTGAAGGAAAACATTATTATGATTTTTTATCTGCTTATTCGGCAGTTAACCAAGGACATTGTCACCCAAAAATTGTTAAAGCATTAACAGACCAAGCTTCAACTCTTGGTTTAACTTCTAGAGCTTTTTACAATAATGTGTTAGGTGAATACGAGCAATACATTACCAACTACTTTGGCTTTGATAAGGTATTACCAATGAATACTGGTGCTGAAGCAGTTGAAACTGCATTAAAACTATGTAGAAAGTGGGCTTATGAAGTGAAAGGTATTACTGAAAATGAAGCAAAAATTATAGTTTGTGAAAACAACTTCCATGGAAGAACAACAACTGTAATTTCTTTTAGTAACGATCCTGTAGCTCGTAAAAACTTTGGACCATATACACCTGGTTTTATTAAAATACCTTACAACGATGTTGATGCATTAAAAACAGCTTTACAAGAAGAGAATGTTGCTGGATTTTTAGTTGAACCTATTCAAGGGGAAGCAGGAGTTTATGTCCCAGATGAAGGCTACTTAAAAGTATGTAATGAGCTCTGTAAAGAGCATAACGTCTTATTTATTGCTGACGAAGTTCAAACTGGTGTTGCTAGAACTGGTGAATTATTAGCGGTAAACTATGAAAATGTAAATCCAGATATTTTGATTTTAGGAAAAGCGGTTTCTGGTGGTGTTTATCCTGTATCAGCTGTTTTAGCCAATAATGCTATTATGAATGTTATTAGACCTGGTGAACATGGTTCTACATTTGGAGGTAACCCTACAGCTGCTAAAGTTGCAATCGCTGCTTTAGATGTTGTAAAAGACGAAAAACTTGCTGAAAACGCTAAAGTTTTAGGAGAGCTATTTAGAGCTGAAATGAACCGTATTATCGCTTCAACCGATTTGGTTAACTCGGTAAGAGGTAAAGGTCTATTAAATGCTATTTTAATTAACGATACTGAAGAAAGTTCAACTGCTTGGGATATCTGTATGGCTTTAAGAGATAACGGTTTATTAGCTAAACCTACTCATGGAAACATTATTCGTTTTGCTCCTCCTTTGGTAATGACGAAAGAAGAATTAATGGAATGTGTAGCTATTATTGAGAAGACGTTAACTGAGTTTAAGAAGTAA
- a CDS encoding T9SS type A sorting domain-containing protein encodes MKKRLLISVLTLIPFLTLAQSDTCLVTTELGISFPPVAQASYRTFAKTYLDDLGVQKIRIGEDWSNREPVQGSFNWGPLEERLLWADSNNYEVLLTIQSNGPNWACSGVSNDRSCVFNDNNDFKNYIDSVLVRYGDKIAKIQFGNEWQSDYWYAGNANAFIQAHNVLYNSVQTNAPNVKVVLGGFTTISLRFLAGCNGWVTHFDDDDGVVYDSVFLANNCSTPAIQEVKARIDSVLKYANYDFIDLHLYDDVEQWDEYYYNFIDTITTPIIVSEFGGPNLNTEPYSDSYQADRLYDYIKKLDSLEIAEAYYFKLVEGTNNQAHLASGLIDDSTLAIKPAYYIFKSFNNCSSYIYTLDLGKRIRFYPNPMYYRTSAEFSEVNFDGEATLNLYDLSGKLVKMITISNNNYCVIDREGLKVGLYYAKIVSNQKVIGRGKLVVQ; translated from the coding sequence ATGAAAAAAAGATTATTGATAAGCGTTTTAACGTTAATTCCTTTCTTGACTTTAGCACAAAGTGATACATGTTTAGTAACAACAGAGTTGGGGATTTCTTTCCCTCCAGTTGCACAAGCATCATATCGTACTTTTGCTAAAACATACCTAGATGATTTAGGTGTTCAAAAAATAAGGATAGGGGAGGATTGGTCAAACCGAGAACCAGTACAAGGGAGTTTTAACTGGGGGCCACTAGAAGAGCGATTGCTGTGGGCAGATTCTAACAATTACGAAGTCTTATTGACAATCCAATCCAATGGACCGAACTGGGCCTGCTCTGGTGTGTCCAACGACCGTTCTTGCGTTTTTAATGATAATAATGATTTTAAAAACTACATAGATTCCGTATTAGTTAGATATGGTGATAAAATAGCTAAAATTCAATTTGGAAACGAATGGCAATCTGATTATTGGTATGCTGGAAATGCTAATGCTTTTATCCAAGCACACAATGTATTGTATAATTCTGTACAGACCAATGCTCCTAATGTAAAAGTTGTTTTAGGAGGTTTTACAACGATATCATTACGATTTTTAGCAGGGTGTAATGGCTGGGTAACTCATTTTGATGACGATGATGGAGTGGTGTATGATAGTGTCTTTTTAGCGAATAATTGTTCAACACCGGCTATTCAAGAAGTTAAGGCACGAATCGATTCAGTATTAAAATATGCCAACTACGATTTTATAGATTTACATTTATACGATGATGTAGAACAGTGGGATGAATATTATTACAATTTTATTGATACCATTACAACGCCAATTATTGTATCTGAGTTTGGAGGTCCGAATTTAAATACAGAGCCGTATTCCGATTCTTATCAGGCTGACCGTTTATATGATTACATCAAAAAACTAGATAGTTTAGAAATAGCTGAAGCCTATTATTTTAAACTCGTTGAAGGGACCAATAACCAAGCTCATTTGGCATCAGGATTAATCGATGATTCGACGTTGGCTATAAAACCAGCCTATTATATTTTTAAATCGTTTAATAATTGTAGCTCGTATATTTATACTTTGGATTTAGGTAAACGCATTCGTTTTTATCCCAATCCTATGTATTATAGAACCAGCGCAGAATTTTCTGAGGTAAATTTTGATGGAGAAGCGACACTAAACCTTTATGATTTATCAGGTAAATTGGTGAAAATGATAACCATTTCAAATAATAATTACTGTGTGATAGATAGAGAGGGATTGAAAGTAGGTTTGTATTACGCTAAGATAGTTTCTAATCAAAAAGTAATAGGGAGGGGGAAATTGGTTGTACAATAA
- a CDS encoding DNA alkylation repair protein, protein MAELLKNVYSVSFFDKLTSSIVEVLPEFDREGFLESIFNKEWKEKELKERMRHVTLTLNKYLTNDFEKDVEFLLELIPVLKGNGFGSDHLAFIFLPDYIEVYGIDYYDRSVSAMEEITQFITCEFAVRPFFLKYYQQMTQQMLQWALHENLHVRRLASEGIRPRLPWAMAVPVLKTKPEPIFPILEHLKDDSSEYVRRSVANNLNDISKDHPAEVIALIKSWDKDTKERQKLIKHAARTLLKQGNQEVMSLFGFGAVDQIQVDNLTVKTPLVSVGEYLEFEFEVINNNQSHSKIRLEYAIYFLKANGTWSKKVFKISEKNYPANSNTIVNKKQSFKPITTRKYYEGKHEVSVIINGVEFQKLAFRLTT, encoded by the coding sequence ATGGCTGAACTTTTAAAAAATGTTTATAGTGTCTCTTTTTTTGATAAACTAACAAGTTCAATTGTTGAGGTCTTACCAGAATTTGATCGTGAAGGATTTTTGGAAAGTATTTTTAATAAAGAATGGAAAGAAAAAGAGTTAAAAGAACGAATGCGTCATGTTACGCTGACGTTAAACAAATACCTGACGAACGACTTCGAAAAAGATGTTGAGTTTTTATTGGAATTGATTCCTGTTCTGAAAGGTAATGGTTTTGGTTCAGACCATTTGGCATTTATATTTTTACCCGATTATATTGAAGTGTATGGAATAGATTATTATGATCGATCTGTTTCAGCAATGGAGGAAATTACACAGTTTATTACTTGCGAGTTTGCAGTTCGTCCTTTCTTTTTGAAATATTATCAACAGATGACCCAACAAATGCTTCAGTGGGCATTACATGAGAACTTGCATGTAAGAAGATTAGCGTCAGAAGGAATAAGGCCTAGGTTACCATGGGCAATGGCTGTACCTGTATTAAAGACAAAACCTGAACCTATTTTTCCAATACTAGAGCATTTAAAAGATGATTCTTCTGAATATGTTAGAAGGAGCGTAGCCAATAATTTAAATGATATTTCTAAAGATCATCCAGCTGAGGTGATTGCATTAATAAAAAGTTGGGATAAGGATACAAAAGAGCGTCAGAAATTGATTAAACATGCTGCAAGAACCTTGTTAAAACAAGGCAATCAAGAGGTAATGTCGTTGTTTGGTTTTGGAGCTGTGGATCAAATTCAAGTCGATAATTTAACGGTAAAAACACCATTAGTGAGCGTTGGTGAGTACCTAGAGTTTGAATTTGAAGTCATTAATAATAATCAATCACATTCGAAAATTAGATTGGAATATGCGATTTATTTTTTGAAAGCAAATGGTACTTGGTCTAAAAAAGTGTTCAAGATTAGTGAAAAGAATTATCCAGCTAATTCTAATACCATTGTCAATAAAAAACAATCTTTTAAACCCATTACAACGCGGAAGTATTATGAGGGAAAACATGAAGTTTCTGTAATTATTAATGGTGTAGAGTTTCAAAAATTAGCATTTCGATTAACAACCTAA